The genomic segment GTATGGATATATCAAGCAAAATGCAAAATGTGATAGAAGAACAATTAAAGGAAATTGAAGAAAAAGAAAATGTGAAGATAATTTATTGTGTTGAATCGGGAAGTCGTGCGTGGGGATTTGCGTCACCGGACAGTGATTATGACGTGAGATTTATATATGTACGCAATAAAGAGGATTATTTGAAATTGAATAAAAATCGTGATGTTATAGAGTGGCGACTTGATGATGTTCTTGACATAAACGGCTGGGATATACAAAAAGCACTTAGGCTGTTGTACAAGTCCAATCCGACTTTGTTTGAATGGAGTATGTCGCCGATAGTATACAAGACAACACCTCAATGGGAAAAGATTTCGGGAATTGTAAGTCAGTATTTCCTTGAAAAAACAGGTGTGTATCACTATTTGAGTATGGCAAAAGGAAATTACAGAGAATATTTGAAAACCGATGAAGTGAAATTAAAAAAATATTTTTATGTTATAAGACCTATTCTTGCGTGTAAGTGGATTTTGGATAAGAAAACCGCACCGCCTATGTTATTTTCGGAATTGATGAATGAGTGCCTTGACGATGAATTGAAACCAGAAATAAATCGCTTGCTTGAAATAAAAAAACAAACTTCCGAACTCGGAAAAGGAAAAAGAATTGATGTTATAAACGACTATATCGAAAAAGAACTTGCGGAAATTGAAAAGAAAGCCGATATAATTGAAAATGAATATAACGATTGGGAGATTTTAAATAAAATATTTTTAGAAATATTAGAGCAGTAGGGGTGGAAATATGGCATACAGTGAGCTTATAAAGAATTTTGAAAATATTCGTGATTATATAAGTCAATTTTATGTGTACGGATTTAAAAGACGTAAAGATTATGACAAAAAAAGCAGCAGAAGTTATGATAATGAACGTCGCAGAATTGAAAGTTGGCTTGGGGAATATATGTGTTTCACAAATGAGTCGGACGGCAAAAGTGCTTTTTTATCACTTGACAGCAGAACTGTTTTGCATAATCCGCTATACAAGGCATTTAAGGCGAAAAGCTTTACCGATAAGGATATAATGCTGCATTTTTATATACTCGATATTTTGAAAAACAAAAGTCTTTCGTCAAGTGAAATTGCCGATGAAATAGCGAATGAATATTTCTCAATGTTTGAGAGTGTCAAGGAATGTGATGAGTCAACCATAAGAAAAAAGTTAAACGAATATGAAAAGTTGGGGCTTATAAAAAGTGAAAAGCAGGGCAGAAAAAGAATATACAGTTTAAACGAATGTGATGTTGATTTGGATAAGTGGAGAGATGCACTGTCATTTTTTACGGAGGTTAATCCTATCGGAGTTATCGGCTCGTATTTGCTTGACAAATTTGACAATGAAGAAAATCCGTTCAGATTTAAACATCACTATATATTCAACGCACTTGAAAGTGAAGTGCTGTATGATTTGCTTGATATAATGAACGGCAACTGTAATGCGGAAATAAAATTATTTTCAAACAATATGCAAAAAATAAAAACATATAAAGTTTTACCGCTTAAAATTTATGTCAGTACATATTACGGCAGACGGTATGTTTTGGTGTGGAATTATATTTTTAAACGCTTTGCATTTTACAGACTTGACAGAATAAAAGAGGCTTGTAAGTCAAATGAATGTACAAATAAAAATGAAATGATGACAAGAGCCGATACTGCTGTGCAAAAATTATGGGGAGTGTCGTTCGGAAAAGAAAACTACATCGAAAAACTTGAAATGACTGTCCGCATAGCAAAGGGCGAGGAATATATTTTAAAACGGCTCGAAAGAGAAAAAAGAAACGGAACTATCCAAAAACTTGCAAACGGTGATTACAAGTTTATGACGGAAGTATATGACGCGTCGGAAATGATACCGTGGATAAAAACATTTACAGGCAGAATAGTTGAAATAAAGTGCAGTAATGAACGTGTTGAAAAACAAATAAAAGAAGATTTTGAAATGATGAAGAGGATATACGAGGTGCGGTAATGATATTCAGTGAAATTTACGGAGAATATTTTAATGCAGTGGCAAAAATTCTGGATACAGCAGTGCGTGGCGAGTTAAATGAAAATGATATAATCAGCATTGTCGGCGAAAGTGCATTCGGTGAAAGTATACTTAGTCTGCCGCAAAAAATAAAAAATGAGAAGTGGGGACTGTTAACGTCCGATTTGAAAACTCCGATAAAAAACAAACCGCAGATGCCGTTGACCGATACGGAAAAAAGATGGCTCAGAGCGGTTTTGAACGATTCGAGAGTGAAGTTGTTTGATGCGGACATAAAAGGCTTGGAGAATGTAGAGCCGTTATACAGTCAGGATATGTTTGTGTATTTTGACAGGTATAATGACGGTGATCCGTATAATGACGAACGATATATAAGGAATTTTAAAACTGTTTTAAAAGCCTTGCGTGAAAAACGTAAAGCAGTCGTTAAATTCAGAGGCAGAACAGGTAAAGTGCATAATAAATCGGTGATACCGTACAACATAGAATATTCACCGCAGGATGACAAATTCAGATTACAGGCATATGCAAGACATACTTTGTGGACGATTAATATTGCACGAATTGAAGATTGCAAGCTTGACGAAAAATTTGAAAAGACAGTTTCGTATAAAGTAAAAAAGGAAAAATTGGTGATTGAACTAATCGATGAAAGAAATGCACTTGAAAGAGCAATGCTGCATTTTTCTCATCTTGAAAAGAAAACAGAAAAAGTTTCAAACGACAGGTATAAGATTACTTTGTATTATGATAAAGATGATGAAACGGAGCTTTTAATAAGAGTTTTGGCGTTCGGACCTGTAATGAAAGTAACGGAGCCGGAATCGTTTATCGAGCAGATAAAACAAAGACTTAGAATGCAAAATAATTTAAAAAAATAGTGTTTCGCAACTTTTTTTCCGTGAAAAGAACAACTCATATGTGTATAATTAAAATCAATAAAGGTGCTAACAGCAATCGGTTCTACATAAGATTACCTGTTTTTGCTGACAGGTTTAGCGGGTTCGACTCCCGCATTGTTTATTAGAAGAGCACCTTGTATCTACATGAACAATTAAAGGTGCTAACAGCAATTTTTTAGATGCAAAATGAGCTACGATGAAAGTCGGAACTCTATTTAACAAAAAGCACCTTGCTATAAAGGCACACACAGCAATGATTTTTTGATTGATCCATATATTCAAAATGTGCCTTGTTTTTTTATTTTAATTATCAGGAGGGATTTTCAATGCTTGAATTATTAAAAGAGAAATCTAACAAAACATATACCGAAAACGGAGCGGTTACATACAAGGGAACAGAATCATATTGCCTTGATTTGTTTTCAACAATCGGTGCGTTAAGAAGTGCCGATGAAACAGAAATTATAAAGCGATTTATCAGAGCATATAACGAAAATCCCGATATGGCAATGAAAATTTTGTTTTATGCAAGAGATGTTCGCGGCGGAATTGGCGAAAGACGTGTGTTTCGTATAATACTTAAATTCCTTGCATTATATAACAAGCAGTCGCTTATTAAAAATATAAAATATGTCGGCGAATACGGACGGTTTGACGATTTGCTTGTACTGCTGTATACCGATTGCAAAGAATATGTTATAAAATTTATAAAAGAACAGCTTGAACAAGACATTGATTTAATGGCAGAAGGTAAGAATATATCGCTTTTGGCAAAGTGGTTGCCGTCAGTAAATGCGTCAAATAAAGCGACTAAATACAATGCCCGAAAAATAGCCAAAGCACTCGAAATGGATAACTGTGAGTATCGAAAAATGCTTTCACGTTTGAGAAACTATATTAAAATAATCGAAAATAATCTTAGAGAAAAAGACTATACATTCGATTATTCATATCAACCGTCAAAAGCATTGATGAAATATCGAAAGGCATTTATACGAAACGATAAAGACAGGTATAGCGAGTTTTTGCAAGATGTACAATCTGGAAATGCGAAAATCAATACGGAAACTCTTACACCTTACGATATTATTGCTCCTATTATCAATGAAGATATCGAAATAAGCGATGAGGAAAGAAAAAGTCTTGATGTGACGTGGGATAATCAAGCTGACTGCACAAATGATGAGAATGCTGTTGTTGTAGCTGATACGTCGGGTTCAATGTATTGGTGCAGTGCAACTCCGAAACCGATTTCGGTAGCGTTTTCACTCGCAATATATTTTGCGGAAAGAAACAGCGGTGATTTTAAAAATCACTTTATTACTTTTTCGTGCAATCCGCAACTTGTTGAGATTAAAGGTAAGGATATTTATGAAAAAGTGAAGTATTGCGAAACTTTTGCGGAATGTGCCAATACCGATATTCAAGCGGTGTTCGACCTTGTTTTAAGTACGGCGGTGAAAAATAAAACATTGCCTGAAGATATGCCGTCAAAATTGTATATAATATCGGATATGGAATTTGATTATTGTGCGGAAAATTCTGATGTTACAAATTTTGAATACGCAAAGGAAAAGTTTGAACAGAACGGATATGCTTTGCCTAAGGTGGTGTTTTGGAA from the Hominilimicola fabiformis genome contains:
- a CDS encoding nucleotidyltransferase domain-containing protein, whose product is MDISSKMQNVIEEQLKEIEEKENVKIIYCVESGSRAWGFASPDSDYDVRFIYVRNKEDYLKLNKNRDVIEWRLDDVLDINGWDIQKALRLLYKSNPTLFEWSMSPIVYKTTPQWEKISGIVSQYFLEKTGVYHYLSMAKGNYREYLKTDEVKLKKYFYVIRPILACKWILDKKTAPPMLFSELMNECLDDELKPEINRLLEIKKQTSELGKGKRIDVINDYIEKELAEIEKKADIIENEYNDWEILNKIFLEILEQ
- a CDS encoding WYL domain-containing protein, coding for MAYSELIKNFENIRDYISQFYVYGFKRRKDYDKKSSRSYDNERRRIESWLGEYMCFTNESDGKSAFLSLDSRTVLHNPLYKAFKAKSFTDKDIMLHFYILDILKNKSLSSSEIADEIANEYFSMFESVKECDESTIRKKLNEYEKLGLIKSEKQGRKRIYSLNECDVDLDKWRDALSFFTEVNPIGVIGSYLLDKFDNEENPFRFKHHYIFNALESEVLYDLLDIMNGNCNAEIKLFSNNMQKIKTYKVLPLKIYVSTYYGRRYVLVWNYIFKRFAFYRLDRIKEACKSNECTNKNEMMTRADTAVQKLWGVSFGKENYIEKLEMTVRIAKGEEYILKRLEREKRNGTIQKLANGDYKFMTEVYDASEMIPWIKTFTGRIVEIKCSNERVEKQIKEDFEMMKRIYEVR
- a CDS encoding WYL domain-containing protein; this encodes MIFSEIYGEYFNAVAKILDTAVRGELNENDIISIVGESAFGESILSLPQKIKNEKWGLLTSDLKTPIKNKPQMPLTDTEKRWLRAVLNDSRVKLFDADIKGLENVEPLYSQDMFVYFDRYNDGDPYNDERYIRNFKTVLKALREKRKAVVKFRGRTGKVHNKSVIPYNIEYSPQDDKFRLQAYARHTLWTINIARIEDCKLDEKFEKTVSYKVKKEKLVIELIDERNALERAMLHFSHLEKKTEKVSNDRYKITLYYDKDDETELLIRVLAFGPVMKVTEPESFIEQIKQRLRMQNNLKK
- a CDS encoding DUF2828 family protein; the protein is MLELLKEKSNKTYTENGAVTYKGTESYCLDLFSTIGALRSADETEIIKRFIRAYNENPDMAMKILFYARDVRGGIGERRVFRIILKFLALYNKQSLIKNIKYVGEYGRFDDLLVLLYTDCKEYVIKFIKEQLEQDIDLMAEGKNISLLAKWLPSVNASNKATKYNARKIAKALEMDNCEYRKMLSRLRNYIKIIENNLREKDYTFDYSYQPSKALMKYRKAFIRNDKDRYSEFLQDVQSGNAKINTETLTPYDIIAPIINEDIEISDEERKSLDVTWDNQADCTNDENAVVVADTSGSMYWCSATPKPISVAFSLAIYFAERNSGDFKNHFITFSCNPQLVEIKGKDIYEKVKYCETFAECANTDIQAVFDLVLSTAVKNKTLPEDMPSKLYIISDMEFDYCAENSDVTNFEYAKEKFEQNGYALPKVVFWNVASRNMQSPVEMNEQGVTLVSGCNPRIFSMVTEDKCTPYEYMLDVLNQERYADIKA